Proteins encoded by one window of Acidobacteriota bacterium:
- a CDS encoding amidohydrolase family protein, protein MAHHDWIIAGGRVVDPANRVDAQLDLCIRDGRISLLTRSARAETSDQRFDAGGLLVVPGLIDLHMHGYEHVTPLGIDVDHYCLGRGVTTALDTGSAGCSTFEGFRIYACRPSRTRLLALLNISCAGLAFAKLGGDKATPGELDLLDLADLQGCIDCVNANRDLIAGVKVRLSASLADEGRNEAEAYRRALAAARAVRLPLMVHHTLSTVSLADCPGKMAAGDIYTHTYHGFRSTIVRSDGHLDPAVRAARERGVLFDVGFGQGSFNWTVAELSFQQGFWPDTISSDLHSGTCEGPAYDLPTVMTKLLHLGLPLAEVIGRTTIEPARAIGWEDRIGSLAVGREADVTVLSLDGVDTELEDCQSQLRRVRQRLRARAVWRAGVPGRITSPAQWPNSSAIARQRAAWDLLEVRDPHPPD, encoded by the coding sequence ATGGCGCATCACGACTGGATCATCGCCGGAGGCCGGGTGGTGGACCCGGCCAATCGGGTGGACGCTCAATTGGACCTGTGTATCCGGGATGGCCGCATTTCCCTGTTGACGCGGTCGGCACGGGCGGAAACCTCCGACCAGCGATTCGATGCCGGGGGTTTGCTGGTGGTTCCCGGCCTGATCGATCTGCACATGCATGGTTACGAGCACGTCACCCCGCTGGGCATCGACGTGGACCACTACTGCCTGGGTCGAGGGGTGACGACCGCACTCGATACCGGCAGTGCCGGCTGCAGCACTTTTGAAGGCTTTCGAATCTATGCCTGCCGGCCCAGCCGGACACGCCTGCTGGCGCTGCTCAACATCTCCTGCGCCGGGCTGGCATTCGCCAAGCTGGGCGGTGACAAGGCCACGCCGGGAGAGCTGGATCTGCTGGACCTGGCCGACCTTCAGGGCTGCATCGACTGCGTGAACGCCAATCGAGACCTGATTGCGGGAGTCAAGGTCCGTCTCTCGGCCTCGCTGGCCGATGAGGGGCGCAACGAAGCCGAAGCCTATCGCCGGGCCTTGGCCGCGGCTCGTGCGGTCCGGCTTCCGCTGATGGTTCACCACACTCTCTCTACGGTGAGCCTGGCGGACTGCCCGGGCAAGATGGCCGCGGGTGACATCTATACCCACACCTACCATGGATTTCGCAGCACCATCGTCCGCTCGGACGGGCATTTGGATCCCGCGGTGCGAGCGGCGCGGGAAAGGGGCGTGTTATTCGACGTGGGTTTTGGGCAGGGATCCTTCAACTGGACGGTTGCCGAGCTGAGCTTTCAGCAGGGCTTTTGGCCCGACACCATCAGCAGCGACCTCCACAGCGGAACCTGCGAAGGCCCGGCCTACGACTTGCCGACCGTCATGACCAAGCTGCTTCACCTGGGTCTGCCGCTGGCGGAAGTCATTGGCCGGACCACCATCGAGCCGGCCAGGGCCATCGGCTGGGAGGACCGCATCGGAAGCCTGGCAGTCGGGAGGGAGGCGGATGTGACGGTGCTCTCGCTGGATGGGGTCGACACCGAATTGGAGGACTGCCAATCGCAACTGCGTCGAGTCCGACAGCGCCTCCGTGCTCGGGCCGTGTGGCGAGCGGGAGTGCCGGGACGAATCACCTCGCCGGCCCAATGGCCCAATTCGTCGGCCATCGCCAGGCAGAGAGCGGCCTGGGACCTCCTGGAGGTGCGAGACCCACATCCCCCCGATTAG
- a CDS encoding phytanoyl-CoA dioxygenase family protein — translation MKKAIDLEAAIRHLDQEGYVVLEGVLDRKRLQRIRGEVDRLFEQEQRQPFDPGDGPGGSDDDAIEAFISESYTASEAEVARIMKRIRHTRALNGNTSWPVPPNQVMKLFFHLPLLFDQDRSQRIMNLPAKSNTALQLVEEPHVLKLVRGVLGEDCVLSDLSATSIGAHATEGGAWHVDVPLGQLAEPLPDFPLTVQNAWMLDDFTAENGATRVVPRSHKLRKKPVWAPQQEQQEAILTAPAGSVAVWLSNTWHRSGPNTTDRPRRALLGYYSRSWVKPFSDYRTCFSKRKLDELSPTLRYLLGFSANGIVRG, via the coding sequence ATGAAAAAAGCGATCGATCTCGAGGCGGCCATCAGACATCTCGACCAGGAGGGATACGTGGTGCTCGAAGGTGTCCTGGACCGAAAGCGGCTGCAGCGGATTCGAGGGGAAGTCGACCGGCTCTTCGAGCAGGAACAGCGGCAGCCATTCGACCCGGGTGACGGTCCCGGGGGATCCGACGACGACGCCATCGAAGCCTTCATCTCGGAGAGCTACACCGCCTCCGAGGCCGAAGTGGCTCGAATCATGAAGAGGATTCGCCACACGCGCGCGCTCAACGGGAACACCTCCTGGCCGGTGCCCCCCAACCAGGTCATGAAGCTCTTCTTTCACCTCCCGCTGCTCTTCGATCAGGATCGGTCTCAACGCATCATGAATCTGCCGGCCAAGTCGAATACGGCACTGCAGTTGGTTGAAGAACCCCATGTCCTGAAACTGGTCCGGGGGGTCCTGGGCGAGGACTGCGTGCTCTCGGATCTGAGCGCCACCAGCATCGGCGCCCATGCCACCGAGGGGGGAGCCTGGCACGTGGATGTGCCCCTGGGTCAACTGGCCGAACCCCTGCCCGATTTCCCCTTGACCGTCCAGAATGCCTGGATGCTGGACGATTTCACCGCCGAAAACGGCGCCACCCGGGTCGTGCCTCGAAGCCACAAGTTGAGGAAGAAGCCCGTCTGGGCCCCCCAACAGGAACAGCAGGAAGCGATCCTGACCGCGCCCGCGGGGTCGGTGGCCGTTTGGCTGTCCAATACCTGGCACCGCTCGGGTCCCAACACCACCGACCGTCCCCGCCGGGCATTGCTCGGCTACTATTCCCGTTCCTGGGTCAAACCCTTCAGCGACTACCGCACCTGTTTTTCCAAGCGGAAACTGGATGAACTCTCCCCTACCCTGAGATACCTGCTGGGCTTCTCCGCCAACGGGATCGTGCGGGGATGA
- a CDS encoding addiction module antitoxin codes for MQKKLTITIDEDVYAGLYQVVGKRKISRFIESLVRPHVMYGDIREGYRQMAADTERETEAMEWMEGTAEDVSDEAR; via the coding sequence ATGCAAAAGAAATTGACAATCACCATAGACGAAGACGTGTACGCAGGTCTCTACCAGGTCGTGGGCAAACGCAAGATCAGCCGGTTCATCGAGTCGTTGGTCAGGCCTCACGTCATGTATGGCGATATTCGGGAAGGTTATCGTCAAATGGCTGCGGACACCGAACGAGAAACCGAAGCGATGGAGTGGATGGAGGGTACGGCTGAGGACGTTAGCGATGAAGCGAGGTGA
- a CDS encoding Nramp family divalent metal transporter, translating into MADDPRNPYRLHPDSVLKPPKRFFSILSHIGPGLILTSTIVGSGELIATTVLGAENGYTLLWLILVSCVVKIVVQNELGRYAIGTGETTLEAFDKLPGPRWRVSWVVWLWFLVVLLGLFSIGGMLGGISEVLNTLIPGVSFNTWLWFLNLFTIGLLVVGRYSLIERVAVAMVVTFTLLTVGCAYLLSKDPQYFSWARVLEGLSFQPPQGGMSTAVTVFGATGVGAIELIAYPYWCIEKGYARFTGIRERSQAWKARADGWIKVMGTDVLSACVIYTFATVAFYFLGAGVLSGMGLVPQGLDMVRTLSHMFTQTLGNWSFYLFLIGSMAVLYSTVFSGIAALSRMLADFAGMLGLYRKDDYAARLRVIRLLVVGLPLIPTLLFLYLQEPVLMIKVSGISQALLLPGIGFAMLYLGKTYLPREIAPKNWVTAALWATTLVMALLMGYSVVLAVLRW; encoded by the coding sequence ATGGCTGACGATCCACGCAATCCCTATCGACTGCATCCCGATTCCGTTCTGAAGCCTCCCAAACGCTTTTTTTCCATTCTCAGCCACATCGGTCCCGGGCTGATTCTGACCAGCACTATCGTGGGATCGGGGGAGCTGATCGCAACCACCGTTCTGGGCGCCGAGAACGGGTACACCCTGCTCTGGCTGATCCTGGTGAGCTGCGTCGTCAAGATCGTGGTCCAGAACGAGTTGGGACGCTACGCCATCGGGACGGGCGAGACCACCCTGGAGGCCTTCGACAAGCTTCCCGGACCTCGATGGCGGGTTTCCTGGGTGGTCTGGCTCTGGTTCCTGGTGGTGCTGCTGGGACTGTTCTCCATCGGAGGCATGCTGGGAGGCATCTCCGAGGTCCTCAACACGCTGATTCCCGGTGTCTCCTTCAACACCTGGTTGTGGTTCCTCAACCTCTTCACCATCGGATTGCTGGTCGTCGGCCGCTACTCGCTGATCGAACGGGTGGCGGTAGCCATGGTGGTGACCTTTACGCTACTGACCGTCGGCTGCGCCTACCTGCTTTCCAAGGACCCGCAATACTTTTCCTGGGCCAGAGTTCTGGAGGGCCTCTCCTTTCAACCCCCGCAAGGGGGCATGAGCACGGCGGTTACCGTCTTCGGTGCCACCGGCGTGGGAGCCATCGAACTGATCGCCTACCCCTACTGGTGTATCGAGAAGGGCTACGCCCGCTTCACCGGAATTCGGGAGAGGTCCCAGGCCTGGAAAGCCAGGGCCGACGGTTGGATCAAGGTAATGGGAACCGACGTTCTCAGCGCCTGTGTGATCTACACCTTTGCCACCGTGGCCTTTTATTTCCTGGGCGCGGGCGTCCTTTCCGGGATGGGCCTGGTGCCCCAGGGTCTCGACATGGTCAGAACCCTCTCTCACATGTTCACTCAGACCCTGGGAAACTGGTCCTTCTACCTCTTCCTGATAGGCTCGATGGCCGTACTCTACTCGACCGTCTTCTCCGGAATCGCCGCACTGAGTCGCATGCTGGCCGACTTTGCGGGCATGCTGGGCCTCTACCGCAAAGACGACTATGCCGCCAGGTTAAGGGTCATTCGACTCCTGGTGGTGGGGCTGCCGCTGATTCCCACCCTGCTGTTCCTGTACCTGCAGGAGCCGGTGCTCATGATCAAGGTCAGCGGAATCAGCCAGGCCCTGCTGCTGCCCGGCATCGGCTTTGCCATGCTCTACCTCGGCAAGACCTATCTGCCGCGCGAGATTGCACCCAAGAACTGGGTCACCGCCGCCCTCTGGGCAACCACGCTGGTCATGGCCCTCCTGATGGGCTACTCGGTGGTCCTGGCCGTGCTCCGCTGGTGA
- a CDS encoding type II toxin-antitoxin system PemK/MazF family toxin: protein MKRGEAWWVRFGPSVGGEIRKRRPAVVVTNDVAISYLNRVQVVPLTTQVSRVYPGEALVVINDRPHKAMADQLTTVSKARIGAFFGELSDGDVENLDAAVRLHLGL from the coding sequence ATGAAGCGAGGTGAAGCCTGGTGGGTGAGATTCGGACCATCCGTTGGCGGAGAAATCCGCAAGCGGAGGCCTGCCGTTGTCGTGACCAACGACGTGGCTATCTCCTACCTGAACAGGGTTCAGGTTGTACCCTTGACGACCCAAGTAAGCAGGGTCTACCCCGGCGAGGCCCTCGTTGTCATCAACGATAGACCGCATAAAGCCATGGCCGATCAGTTGACTACCGTGAGCAAGGCACGAATCGGAGCTTTCTTTGGAGAATTATCCGACGGCGACGTTGAAAATTTGGACGCGGCCGTGAGGCTCCATTTGGGCCTGTAA